In Alosa alosa isolate M-15738 ecotype Scorff River chromosome 10, AALO_Geno_1.1, whole genome shotgun sequence, the genomic stretch GGTTTTGTTCTGCTGTCTTGTGGATGGAAAAACAGGCGAGATCAGTGAAGAGacggtgtaggcctacataacatAGCCTTCTACGACAGTAATTTCGTTCAATCAGAGCTGCAGGAGACTTCAGAACAGTGATTGAATTGTGACGTTCATTTCCATGCAGGCGCAAACCGTTTATGACGAGCTATGTCATAATGGCCACAATGCATTTCTTTAACGTCATCGTCagaatttgtttaaattcagtAAGAGTAATGTCCCAGTCCCAGACGATAGATTCAATCAGTCAAGAGAAAGTACAGTTTTCATAATATTTCATTTTGACTAATATACGATTTCAGTTGATGCAAGTTTCAGACAACTCTCTAAAAAATAGATTAACAATTGTTAAAATTCTAATAGATAGTCTAAATACATGTGTCTTTTCATTTCTTTATTTTACCAGAGACAGTTACACTGGGCTTCCGTCTCAATGGTATAACCATGAAAGACTTAGGAAACCCAGGAAAGGAGCCACCTGAAGACCATTCCTCCAGGCGCCGCGAGGATTGGCCTCATGAGTCAGAGCCAAAGTTACATTTCCCGCTTGTAACCCAACGGGACATCTTCCCTGTGGCAGATAGTCGTGTGACGCTCACGCCACACGAGCCCACCCGCTTCCCAACACTTCACAGAACAGTCTCACTGACCTCCACCGCAGCCACGCTCCACCCAAGGCTTCAGGTGACAAAGTCCACCGCGCCTCATGGAAGGTTGCCTCTGGCCAGGAACGGGGTGACTCAGAGGGAACTGCGAGCAGCAGTTGGGCCGATGGGCCGGGCACCTGGAGGAGACCCTAGGAGCATCGCGGCAGCTGGTCAGTCCGCACACATGATGCAGGCCGGCCCCTCTGGGAGTGGATTGGACCTGACGGGCTCTGCAGGCCCGAGGCCACTCAGACCACTGCCTCCTGCAGACACGAGGCCCAGGGAGCCCAGCAGACCCACGCAGCCAAGAGCAAGCAGGTGCCGCAACAAAACAATGCAGGGTGAGGCGGTCCATGCAGAAGAACCGTCCCGAGTTGTTCGCCTGGAACCAGTTCCACCACCACAGTCTCTGGCAGCACCTAGCGACATCGGGAGGCGCCCAGGAAGACGCCGAGCAAGGCACAATCGTGACTCTCCGGCTTATACGTATGTGTCAGCAAACACAAATGAATGCGTTTGCTTCACTGCTGGTGACAGCATTAGCACCAATTGGAGTGAGTACCAGGAAAGGACCAGGCCACGGACGGCACCACGACTTCCATCACTACTGGCCCCGAGGCCACGTCTTCTACCCAGGAGGCCACAAATGGAGCCCAGACGCCTCAGTAGCACTGTTGACCAATCCACCACACTCCCTCCACTGAGTCAGAATGCATCTATGGTCTGTAACATCAGTGATCAACAGCAGATGAGGGAGCTCCAGCAGGCAACCAGCGTGCCTCACAGCACAGCCTGGGATCACGAGCCGCCATGCATGATCCTGTCCGCCTTGAGAGAGAAGCAGCAGCAAGCATCCGTCAGCCTCCACGGCCGCGGGAGTAACGTAGCCGCTTCCTCTAGGACCCAGAGGGACCCTGGGTATGAGCAGGACGTGCACAGTGTCATCCCCGAGCACGCAGTTCCACTGGAGACTTTGCAAAGCGACGCCAGAGAACGCAGACGCACGTGCAGACCGCCGCACAGGCGCCGGAGACGCTTCACGCTCGCCTTGCCGATGTCCCGCACCTTCCGTCTCAGAACCCGCAAGCCCATGTCCACTCACAGAGTGGTCCTTGGATGAGCGCCGCGgcgctgtgtgtctgtggggacTTGGACTCAGACAGGTAAGGGTTCAAAAGCCCGGCAAGATCCAAATATTGTTCATTCAGTTCATTTAAGGGTAGGGAATAACCACACAATAAGCCTAAGCAccaaaaacaaactaatcatgCTTCATCCTGTTCTTCCAGTCAGTCAGAGGAGGATCCATTTGTCAACTTCCAGTCCCCAATTCACTCACCATCAGTTGGACACACGGGTACACATGATGCTACTAATATCAGCACAACCATTAGAATGATCCAAGCATAACAGAAGGGATGGCATTTGATTTTCCACCATATCAACAACAGAGGCCACAAACTCAAATCGATACAACAAGGCATGAATCTGTGCATTCTAGGAGCACACTGGTCCTCTAGGTTTGGCCAGAGGATGATAGAAATGGAGCTGTGTGTCGGCGGGGATTTGGATGTAGACAGGTAAGGCCTACTCAACAAACCCATATCACTACAAATCAATGCTCTGTGTCAGAAATACAGTAGACTGCTTTTAGTAATCTGCTTCTCTTTCAGAGTCGAGGGGTCCTCTCTACTTCCGGTCCCCAACTACTCAACATCAACTGGACACACAGGCAAACTTGGTCGCTACTTTGACCAGCACAATGATTTGAAGGACCCTGCATAAGAAGACAAGAGGTGGCACATTTTAGGGGTTGCATCAACATCACAAGCCACACCATCTATGCTCCTGATCATCTATTACTGCATACTGGATGACAGGAAAGGAAATGTGTGTCAGTGGGGACTTGGGTTTAGACAGGTAGGTAGTTAATTGAGTTTATTCAACatcaactacacacacaggcaggtagTTAACTGAGTAAGAGTCCATTTAACATGCCTTGCTGCCACACACATTGTTTAATATTTTAATGTTCTGTGCTTCACAGTCAGAGGATCCATCTGTCCATTTCCGGTCCCCGTTTACTCAACATCAActggacacacagagacatgccgCTAGTACTAAAGCCAGCTCAATGATATGAAGGACCCGCCCTGCATAGCAGGCGAAGAGGTGGCACTTTTTGGCTATGTCATCAACATTGGACATCCCTCTGAGCACACAAAGAGCACACTACCCCTCTAGAATGATagaatgtgttaatgtgttaatgtgttaaCATAGTTAATTAAGTAAGTGTCTATTTAACATGTCTTACTGCCACGAACACACAGTATAACATTTTTGtgttctctccacttctcttctACAGCTGAGGGGTCTATTTGTCTACTTCCAGTCCCCAGTTACTCAACATCAACTGGACACACAGGCAAGCTTGGCACTACTCACAGTTCACCAGCGCAATGATATGAAGGACCCACCCTGCGTATCAGGGAAAAAAGAGGTGGCACATTTTGGCTTTCCCATCAGAAGCCACACCTATGGCACCTATGTGCCCACCACCCCTCCAGGATAACAAGAGAAAGAAATTTGTGTCAGTAAGGACTTGGGTTTGGACAGGTAGGTAGTTAGTGAACCGAGTGAGTGTCCATTTAAGATGCATTGCTGCCACCACAACACACGGTATAATGACTTATATTCTCTGCTTCTATTTTACAGTTGATGGACCCATCTGTCTACTCCCAGTTCCCATGAACTCACCATCAActggacacacaggcacacccaacACCACAAAATATCAGGGCATAGAGAAGAAGGATTCCAGCACGGATTCAGAAGAGCTGGAACGTTTTGCCTATTACTTAAACCACATCAGGACCGAACACATCAATCATACATAACAGGTCTCTGTAAGTGAGGACTGAGAACCCACCCCCTGGCTACAAGTCCAGCAGGTGAAAAGGAATGAAATTGTGTGTCGGTGGGGAGTCGGATTAAGACAGGTAAGATCCAGAAAGTGTGTGCTGGACCACTAATACTTGCTTGAACACAGTGTAACacctgtatgtgtttctgttttaCAGCCTAGGTTCCATCCGTCTGTTTCCACTCCCCATTCAATCAACATCAACTGGACACACATGAGAATAGTCTCAAAGATAAGGATCTAAATAAGGAAGAACTTAAGAAGACATCTCTTTCAGACAGGATTTGAGATGGTATATGCAAAGTTGACACACCTATATTTTTTACTCAAACTTCAACCAAATTGGAACCCAATTTGTGTCTCAAGACTCAGGCAAAGACTCAGGCATGACTCTCAGATCTCATTGCTGTAAACTGTCACCCATCATGAAGCTTTTCACGGCCTTCCTCCCTGTTTTACCCTCCCTTTATTGATCTTCCTCTAACTTTCACTCAATATTAAACACTTATTCTgcaataaaataaacattttaaagtTTTGTTCGAGAAGAGTCtttgcagtgttgaaacatATCCTTTAAAATCAATGAGCTTTCCACTTAACTCGACTGAAAACCTACTGGCATTGTCAGATTTTATTTCAAGGTATTTTCACTCAAAAAGTCTATAAATTGTAAACAAAGTTACATCACAGTGAACAGTTTCTGATGAACACATTGACATTGAATAAAACCAAATGGCACCCTTCACAACACTTTTCATGCCGTAATACTAATTTAGAATCTTTTTACCAATGATAGTCTTACAAGGCACCATTTAAGTGAACAATGATTACTGTGACAGCCCCAACTGTCTCCAGTCATATTAAAATATCAAAGCCAAACAACATGACAGCATACAGAAAATTCTGTCTCCAAAGTAGAAGAAGCAACCAAAACAATCCTATCCCTCAGTGACCAGAGATCCATACCTACCCACCCCCCTCATCTTTCCAACCAGAGCTCATGGTAGGTAGCCCTGCACATTGACAGAGCAGCAGTGTAGGATTAGCAGCTAGTCTAGAAGCTCTTGGATTACCCAGTAGAATGGAAGACCCCCAAATCTCTGATTCAGAGCAAAAGCTGACTGCAGAAAGCAAGAGGCAGAGTGTAAAGTTGACATATTCTTCCAAAGAATGGGGAGAAAATTATTAAATGTTTCAATTTCTGACCAATGAATGGGTGGTGGACTGTTGATGTCATTGATATTATATAGGACAGGTGCTGCATTTAAATAGGCCCATATTTACATCTTTAAAATGCTCTCTTACTGACACAGTTCCTCCAAGGACACCAGTCTTAGAATGCTATTCCTTGAGGAGAATATTGTTTTCACTAAAATACTTTAATGAACCTCCGTCAAACAAAAGCAGATGATAAGGACACCTTTTGAAATGGGCCATTATTCTATCAgtgcaaaataatagaacaaTCCCTAAATCCAGTGGACCCTTCGACGCTGTCACCACAAAGATATGAGGACTATCACAATGAATACAAACCCAGAGCCTCCCTCCAAAGAGGGCTTTAGAATCCAAAGTGACAAGTGTCACAGGAGAACAAAGAACAAGGAGGGCGCTGAGAAAGAGTGTGCCTTCCTTGCTGCCAATAGGAATCTAATTAGCTACACTTAGACTGTAAACTGTggcctctctcacacccacaccatCGTTGGCTTGATCAAATGCCCAGCGTGTCTACTGTCCCCTTGGCCAGTGCTCTCTTCCAGCCCGCTGAAGGGGCTGCGCTATTACGACTCATGGTACAATTCTGCATCTATGTCATGTTGATCAATATAACACATCAATTAACAGTGCAGCTTCAAAAGTCTATGCCCCcccatccacatacacacacacacacacacacacacacacacacacacacacacacacacacacacacacaaaaaaaacaaaaaaaaaccggAGCAACACAGTGACAGGCTTCAAGGCCTGCATGCATAAATTGCTTCTGAATTCAAGTCATGCGTGGGGCATACTGAGTCCTTTGGTTTTGCTTGGCAACTGTTTGGTTATAAAACAAAGACACTTGTCATGCTGTTcatttaaacacaataaagaatatTGTTTGTTTGCCAGAATTTCACATGTATTTTAAGGAATAGAAATCTGCTTACCATGAGTGCAAAATTGAATTGTAAAATCACACAATAATTGTTTTCATGGTTGGTCAAAAGACATTGTTTAGAGATGCATGAGAAGGGacataaatacaaaaacacaaaggCAAAGGCATATACGAGGCAATAGAAAGGGCATAGGAAAAAGCCTGAGGAACTGAGTGCACCATCACCAGACACGTATACAATCAAGAGTAATAAGATAAACAGTGGAATACTGCAGTCAGCTGGCAGCCCTGGATACATGGATGGTAAGAATGACTATTGACTatgatttaaaaacaacagaTTTTTAGTTAATCCAGTCAGGGACAATTCTGTGTGGAGATGGCACACAGTTAGGCTACAAATCCCAAATTATTTGATTATGTATTAATTTCCATTGATGTCAGAATAACTGAAAGTTGCATTGAAATACTCCACAATTTTCATGCACATTTTGGATGAATTTTTCACTCTCTGTTTTCTAAAAGTTGGCTAAGTGGGCTGTTATATATCTACACTATCATGCAAGCAATAGACCTAGTTACATAGATAAACATgtgtaaaaaataacaaaagttaTCAAAAGTCTGGATGTGTTATTGTGAaatgttattttttaattaaccGGATGCCATCCGAGTCAGTATAGAAACGTGCGCACTTGTTTGTTTGGAGAGCCAGCTTGCAAACTACAATATTCAAGACTTGCTATAAAACGGTAAAAACAAAAAGGTCAGGCTCAGAAAACAACAATACATTTTACTTAGAATAGTCCTGTCAGATGAAAGATTTTGACCTGTTCCAAGGCCGTAAAAGTCGCTCTGAGCATGTTTGGTGTAGCTAGAGCACCACCTAACGGTCAGGATTTCTGAGGAGCGCTTGTCGATTTTGAACGGACTTCTCATCAGCTCAAGACACTGTGCACTAAAACTGTGTTTTAGTGTAGACTTAAAGTGAAGGTTAAAATACAACAGGTGCGCATGTATCATATAGCCGTGACATGCGCTTCAGTTTGCCAATGAACCTGTttcgcactcactcactcactcactcagctcATTTGAAGTGTGTAAAATGGAAGGAAAATGTATTTGCTGTTAGTAGTTTGCATGACTCCATCGTGATGCTTTCATGCAGTCAGTGAAACCTAAACCACACTTATTCAGATAACCTACTTTAGACTGCATTCTGTTGAGAACTTGAGTTTAAACCATACACTGCCAACTAGACATTATACTGTAGTTGGTAACCCGACACAGACTAAGCCTATTTTAGTTTGCAAATAGGCCTAAAGAATCCGTGCACAAATTCCCTGCTGTCTTCAAGTGTTGCAAGGTTATAATAAAAGAGCTGTAACGAATGATCAACCCATTAAGTTCAGTCGCACAAAATAAGTTTAATTTTCATTGGACAGCTCTTTGGGTAATGAACTGAAAGACCGTGGGAGTCCTGGTCAAGGTTTGAATAAATAGATATGTTATAAAATCGCTTTAAATAGTGCTTGAGCTCTTAGAAAATGATAGTAGCCTAGAACTGGATCATCTGTAAACGAACAATCGGCCCATTGAGGAAATTAGCCTACAACAAGAAAACGTTACCTGTAAAACCTATTTTGGAAGTCAGTTATGGACCTTTGGCAATTTATCCATGATTCCGTGCCATCCGTGTAACCTACATCTTTTAAT encodes the following:
- the LOC125301563 gene encoding uncharacterized protein LOC125301563, which translates into the protein MKDLGNPGKEPPEDHSSRRREDWPHESEPKLHFPLVTQRDIFPVADSRVTLTPHEPTRFPTLHRTVSLTSTAATLHPRLQVTKSTAPHGRLPLARNGVTQRELRAAVGPMGRAPGGDPRSIAAAGQSAHMMQAGPSGSGLDLTGSAGPRPLRPLPPADTRPREPSRPTQPRASRCRNKTMQGEAVHAEEPSRVVRLEPVPPPQSLAAPSDIGRRPGRRRARHNRDSPAYTYVSANTNECVCFTAGDSISTNWSEYQERTRPRTAPRLPSLLAPRPRLLPRRPQMEPRRLSSTVDQSTTLPPLSQNASMVCNISDQQQMRELQQATSVPHSTAWDHEPPCMILSALREKQQQASVSLHGRGSNVAASSRTQRDPGYEQDVHSVIPEHAVPLETLQSDARERRRTCRPPHRRRRRFTLALPMSRTFRLRTRKPMSTHRVVLG